Proteins from one Vicia villosa cultivar HV-30 ecotype Madison, WI unplaced genomic scaffold, Vvil1.0 ctg.000253F_1_1, whole genome shotgun sequence genomic window:
- the LOC131625986 gene encoding uncharacterized protein At2g27730, mitochondrial-like: MATRVATRYASRRLFSSGSGKVLGEEEKAVENAYFKKAEQEKLEKLARKGPQPEAKPAAGSSGTVTDAKPSSSGHAETSSAKVSTDKYRNYGVVAGTITILAAVGWYLKGTAKKPEVQD; the protein is encoded by the exons ATGGCAACACGGGTGGCTACGAGATATGCATCCAGGAGGCTATTTAGCAGTGGTTCTGGGAAAGTTCTTGGCGAGGAGGAAAAAGCTGTAGAAAATGCTTACTTCAAG AAAGCTGAGCAAGAGAAGTTGGAGAAGCTTGCTCGCAAG GGTCCTCAACCAGAAGCAAAGCCAGCTGCAGGCTCAAGTGGTACAGTAACCGATGCCAAACCAAGTAGCTCCGGACATGCCGAAACATCAAGTGCCAAAGTTTCAACTGACAAATACCGGAATTATGGTGTTGTAGCTGGCACTATAACAATTCTTGCAGCTGTAGGGTGGTACCTTAAAGGCACTGCAAAGAAGCCAGAAGTGCAGGATTGA